The following DNA comes from Rhodopseudomonas boonkerdii.
TCGCGCTGGTCGGCCTCGACGGACGCGCCACCCCGCAATGAACGCTTTCGCACTGCACCAACCCGGCGACCGCGCCGCCTTGCGCTGGGCAGGCTCGGCACTGGCGATCGTCGCCGTGCATGCCGGCCTGATCGCGGCCGGCGTCGCGCTGTATCAGAACCACGCGCCGCCAGGCGCCGCCGAAACGACGATCATGATCGACATGTCGCCGGTCTCGGCGGCACCGGAAACGCCGCCGCAGGACGTTGCGCCGGGACCGGAAATGCAGCAGGCCGATGAGCCTTCGGCACCGCCGCCCGAGCCGCAGACCCGGCAGCAGGTGGAAGAACAGATCCCGCCGTCTCCGCCGATGGAAAAAGCGGAGGTCGCTGCGCCGCACGAACAGAAGGTCGAACCGCCGCCACCTGAACCCGAGGTGGCGCCGGAGCCACCAAAACCGACGCCGGTGAAGCCCAAGTCCGTTCGGGCCGAAGTGAAGAAGAAGCCGAACGACACCAAGGCCGCGCCGCGCACCACTGCGCCGCAACGCGCCGAGCACGTCGCGCCGACGACGTCGGCCGCCATGGCCGGTGCCTCGCGCGCCGCGATCGCGAGCTACAACCAGCTCGTTCAGGCGCATGTGCAGCGTTTCAAACAATATCCGTCCGGCGCGCGCAGCGGGCAGGCCGGCAAGGTCCGCACCGTGGTGGCGTTTACCCTGAGCCGATCCGGCAACGTGCTGTCCGTGCGGTCGATCGGCTCGTCGGGTAATCCCGCGTTCGATGCGGAAACCGTAGCGACGGTGCGCCGCGCGCAGCCCTTCCCACCGTTCCCGGCCGAGATGGCGCTGTCGAGCCAGTCCTTCACGCTACCGCTGTCCTACGATTTGCGGTGAAGCCTCTTCGCTGTCATTGCGCCGGATTCGCCCGCTCGAATTGCCGCAGCAACCTGTTGCCGCGCTCCACCGCCGTATCGAGTGCCTGCTGCGCCGACTTCTTTCCGGCAAAGGCGGCTTCGAGCTCATCCTCGATGGCATCGCGGATCAAGGTGAAGGAACCGAGCCGCAATCCGGTCGAATTCTCCGTCGGCGGTTTCAGCGTGATCTGCTCGATCGATTTCTCGGTGCCGGGATTGCGCAGATAGAAACCTTGCGCCTTCGTCAACTCGTAAGCCGCGCGTGTGCTTGGAAGATAACCCGTGTTCTGATGCCACGCCGCCTGAATGTCCGGCTGCGACAGGAACGCGAAGAACCGCGCGACGCCCTTGTATTCGTCGCGCGGACGATCGCGCAACACCCACAGCGTGGCGCCGCCGATCATCGAGTTCTGCGGCGCACCGGCGACGTCCGGCCAGTATGGCAACATGCCATAACCGACATCGAATTTCGCATTGGCAAGAATATCGGCGCGTGTGCCGGAAGAGCCCAGAAAAATCCCGCACTCGCTCTTCTGGAAGCGCGGCTCCGCCGCAGTCGCCCGACCGCTATAGTCGAACACCTTGGTCTTCTGCCATTCGGCGAGCTGCGCGATATGACGTATCATGATCGGATTGTTGAAGGTCAGCTCGGCATCAAGGCCGCCGAGGCCGTTCGATCGGGTCGCCAGCGGAATGTTATGAAAGGCCGAAAAATTCTCCACATTGATCCACGATGGCCATGCCGTGGTGAAGCCGCATGGCGTTCCGGCGGCGCGCAGCCGCTGCGCCATCGCGCCAAGCTCGGGCCAGGTCTTCGGCGGTTCATCGGGATTGAGGCCGGCGGCACGAAACAGATCCTTGTTGTAGTACAGAATCGGCGTCGAGGCATTGAACGGGAACGACAGCATGTTGCCGGCCGTATCGGTGTAATAGCCGGTGATCGCCGGCAGGTAGGCCGAAGGGGTAAATGTCTCGGCCTGGTCGCGCATCAGCTCATAGACCGGATAGGTCGCGCCCTTGGCGGCCGTCATGGTCGCGGTGGCGATCTCGTTCACCTGCACGATGGCCGGCTGGCTGCGGGAGCGGAAGGCGAAGATCGCCGCTGTCACCGTTTCCGTATAATTTCCCTTATAAATCGGGACGATACGGAAACCGCTCTGGGTGGCATTGAAATCGGCCGCCAGTTTCTCGACCTGCCGTCCCAGTTGCCCGGACATGGCATGCCACCATTGCACTTCGACGACCGCCCGCGCCGGAGCCGTCGCCAGCAGGAGCGCCGTGACGAGCGCACAACATCCGGGCGCCAGTTTCCGCATCATCCAAGCCTGCCCTCTTGCAGTGCCGATCGGGACCGGCGTGTCATCAGTCCGTCGCCGGAAGGCCTCGCCCTTCAGCGACACACGAAAATGACGTTTTCGATAAGATTCTAGAGCACGATCCCGATAAGTGGATATCGGTTTCCGGACAAGATCATGCTTCCGTGAAGAAAGCCCCGGAACCGGCCGGCTGCAAGCAGATTCATCATGACGCCGCAGGACTGTGTTGAATTCCGATGCCTTTCGGTTCAATCGCCAGTATAGCTGCAGGGCTTGGATAGACCTTGTTCGCCAGTTGAACCTTTCCCAAAGCCAGATGACACACTCGTGGTGACAAGCCCGCATCGTGAAGTATCCGAGGGTCAGGAAGGGCTGGCGGCACAAGGCCGAACCGGCATTGTGGGACTTGTGCGCGCGATTCCGATCCGCTGGCGCATTCTCTCTATCGCGGCGCTGAATTCCGCTGTGGTCCTCGTCCTCGCCGGCCTGATCTGGAGCGGCTCGCGCGTGCTCTCCTCGGCCTGGGAGGATGTCCGGCAGGTGCGACAATCCGATCAGGTGCTTGCGCTGCTGGAAAGCGAGACCGGCCGGCTGCAGAACCTGATCCATCGTTACATCAACCAGCCGAGCCCGGAACTCTTTGCCGAGATTCTGCTGCTGCGCGAAGCGGTGCTTGGCACGCTGAACACCCGCGCGTCCACGGATCCGATGATTTCGGGGTCAGTGGCGGAACTGGAGCGCGTGACGGAGCGCTTCCTCAGCGGCTTCGGTGAGCTCCGGACGTTGCAAAGCACCATCGCCAAGACTTACGAAGACCAGGTGCTCGGGCCCGCCAAGGACATGGCAGGGCTCTATTCCATCATAGAAGGCGCCACCGGCCAGCGCGATGCCCTGATCTGGCCGGCACTCGGCAAATCCCGCGAAGCCTTCACGGCGATGCTGGTGGCAGCGAATTCCTATTATCTCTCGCTTGCCTCGGCCTCGGCGGAGGAAGCCCGCCGCAACACCGAGATGATCGAACGCACCATTCCGGTCATGACCGACCTCGCCGACAACGACCTGCAGCGTATCGCGTTGCAGCGCCTGAAAGGGA
Coding sequences within:
- a CDS encoding energy transducer TonB family protein, whose translation is MNAFALHQPGDRAALRWAGSALAIVAVHAGLIAAGVALYQNHAPPGAAETTIMIDMSPVSAAPETPPQDVAPGPEMQQADEPSAPPPEPQTRQQVEEQIPPSPPMEKAEVAAPHEQKVEPPPPEPEVAPEPPKPTPVKPKSVRAEVKKKPNDTKAAPRTTAPQRAEHVAPTTSAAMAGASRAAIASYNQLVQAHVQRFKQYPSGARSGQAGKVRTVVAFTLSRSGNVLSVRSIGSSGNPAFDAETVATVRRAQPFPPFPAEMALSSQSFTLPLSYDLR
- the ugpB gene encoding sn-glycerol-3-phosphate ABC transporter substrate-binding protein UgpB, translated to MRKLAPGCCALVTALLLATAPARAVVEVQWWHAMSGQLGRQVEKLAADFNATQSGFRIVPIYKGNYTETVTAAIFAFRSRSQPAIVQVNEIATATMTAAKGATYPVYELMRDQAETFTPSAYLPAITGYYTDTAGNMLSFPFNASTPILYYNKDLFRAAGLNPDEPPKTWPELGAMAQRLRAAGTPCGFTTAWPSWINVENFSAFHNIPLATRSNGLGGLDAELTFNNPIMIRHIAQLAEWQKTKVFDYSGRATAAEPRFQKSECGIFLGSSGTRADILANAKFDVGYGMLPYWPDVAGAPQNSMIGGATLWVLRDRPRDEYKGVARFFAFLSQPDIQAAWHQNTGYLPSTRAAYELTKAQGFYLRNPGTEKSIEQITLKPPTENSTGLRLGSFTLIRDAIEDELEAAFAGKKSAQQALDTAVERGNRLLRQFERANPAQ